The following coding sequences are from one Lysinibacillus sp. FSL W8-0992 window:
- a CDS encoding succinate CoA transferase has protein sequence MLKLAQKKIRHEALQHKIVSAQEAASWIKDGMLLGMSGFTRAGDAKIVPLALVEKAKTEKFQVDVYTGASLGPEVDQLMAEAGIIRKRAPYQGDPAIRQLINSGEVLYTDAHVSHNAELIRQGIVGPIDYAIIEATAITEDGLLIPTTSVGNSPIILQMAKEIIIELNVSHPDALEGIHDIYIPDVQGKREPIPLTHAGERIGTIGMPIDMTKVRGIVLSEQADAPSTIVQPDEETANMAEHLLNFLRDEVKAGRLTKTLAPLQSGVGSVANAVLNGFLESEFEDLEIYSEVLQDAVFELIDAGKVKSASGTSITLSKERGEQVYSQLENYLDCLILRPQEISNHPEIIRRLGLISVNTALEVDIYGNVNSTHVSGTKMMNGIGGSGDFARNARLGIFVTKSYAKGGTISSIVPMVSHVDHTEHDVDVIVTEFGVADLRGLAPKERVPLIINHCAHPDYRPQLWAYYHAAVEKTGNHHTPHLLEEALSWHVQLAKTKTMKK, from the coding sequence ATGTTAAAACTTGCACAAAAGAAAATTCGACATGAAGCATTACAACATAAAATTGTATCAGCTCAAGAGGCCGCATCTTGGATAAAAGATGGCATGTTATTAGGAATGAGTGGCTTTACACGGGCGGGTGATGCAAAAATAGTACCACTAGCACTTGTAGAAAAAGCAAAAACGGAAAAATTCCAAGTGGACGTTTATACAGGAGCATCACTTGGTCCAGAGGTGGATCAACTGATGGCTGAAGCAGGGATTATTCGTAAGCGTGCACCTTATCAAGGTGATCCAGCTATTCGCCAACTAATAAATAGTGGAGAAGTATTGTATACAGATGCCCATGTATCGCATAATGCCGAATTAATTCGCCAAGGAATCGTTGGGCCGATTGATTATGCGATTATTGAGGCTACTGCGATTACTGAGGATGGCTTGCTTATACCGACTACTTCGGTAGGAAATTCGCCAATTATTTTACAAATGGCTAAAGAAATTATTATTGAACTAAACGTTTCGCATCCGGATGCACTGGAAGGTATTCATGATATCTATATACCAGATGTACAAGGGAAAAGGGAGCCAATCCCATTAACGCATGCAGGGGAGCGAATCGGAACAATCGGCATGCCAATAGATATGACAAAGGTGCGTGGTATCGTGCTATCCGAACAAGCCGATGCGCCTTCTACAATTGTACAACCAGATGAAGAAACTGCTAATATGGCAGAGCATTTACTTAATTTTCTACGCGATGAAGTGAAAGCTGGCCGTTTAACCAAAACGTTAGCACCGCTCCAATCTGGTGTAGGATCGGTAGCAAATGCCGTGTTAAATGGGTTTTTAGAATCTGAATTCGAAGATTTAGAAATCTATTCGGAAGTATTGCAGGATGCGGTATTTGAGTTAATCGACGCAGGCAAAGTGAAATCTGCTTCTGGGACATCCATTACATTGTCAAAAGAACGTGGTGAGCAAGTATATAGTCAACTAGAAAACTATTTAGACTGTTTGATTTTACGACCTCAAGAAATATCGAATCATCCTGAAATTATCCGCCGTTTAGGTTTGATTTCGGTCAACACAGCACTTGAAGTTGATATTTATGGAAATGTAAATTCTACACATGTTTCTGGAACGAAGATGATGAATGGTATAGGAGGTTCAGGCGACTTCGCTCGCAATGCACGTTTAGGTATATTTGTAACGAAGTCCTATGCCAAGGGCGGTACTATTTCAAGTATTGTCCCGATGGTCTCTCATGTAGATCATACCGAGCATGACGTTGACGTTATTGTGACAGAGTTTGGTGTAGCGGATTTACGGGGCTTAGCACCAAAAGAACGTGTACCATTAATCATCAATCATTGTGCACATCCAGATTATCGTCCGCAATTATGGGCGTATTATCATGCTGCAGTAGAGAAGACAGGCAATCATCATACACCTCATTTACTTGAAGAAGCACTTTCATGGCATGTGCAACTTGCGAAAACAAAGACAATGAAAAAATAA
- a CDS encoding LysR family transcriptional regulator, with protein MEIRQLEYFKVLCDELHFTKAAEKLNISQPTLSQQIKVLEMELGIPLFDRIGKKIAITEAGKILHEQCIHIFRAIDNTSNQIIDLKQLKAGKLVIGTLPGELTNLVSNYLVDYHRDYPDLEVCINSSDDLLKQFKDNKIDFAISYKQEYFDYEEEQLIMIPLFTEELLFVAHRDYPIESEEIAFQDVLTTPLILFPAINQCRKLIDRVARKEKLHIHPKIETASVQAIFNLVEQNVGATIISETLYDQYYSNMICKRTIFNPPLEREIVLLYRKDKFINFAAKAYIQLMINGLKKAGFSISKESLNLIHLLIKSS; from the coding sequence ATGGAAATACGCCAGCTTGAATACTTTAAAGTACTATGTGATGAACTTCATTTTACAAAGGCTGCTGAAAAATTAAATATTTCTCAACCAACGCTAAGCCAACAAATTAAAGTACTGGAAATGGAGCTTGGCATTCCACTTTTTGATCGTATAGGGAAAAAAATCGCGATTACAGAAGCAGGTAAAATATTGCATGAGCAATGTATTCATATATTTCGTGCCATCGATAATACAAGCAATCAAATCATTGACTTGAAACAATTAAAAGCAGGTAAATTAGTAATTGGTACGTTACCTGGTGAATTAACAAATTTGGTGTCCAATTATTTAGTAGACTACCATCGTGATTACCCAGATTTAGAAGTATGTATTAATAGTTCAGATGATTTATTAAAACAGTTTAAAGACAATAAAATTGATTTTGCTATTTCCTATAAACAAGAGTATTTTGATTATGAAGAAGAGCAGCTTATCATGATTCCACTGTTTACAGAAGAACTGCTATTTGTAGCACATCGTGATTATCCTATAGAGTCTGAAGAAATCGCCTTTCAAGATGTATTAACGACACCACTTATCTTGTTTCCAGCAATCAATCAATGTAGGAAGTTGATTGATCGTGTAGCGCGTAAAGAAAAGCTTCATATCCACCCAAAAATAGAGACTGCGAGTGTTCAAGCCATTTTTAATTTAGTTGAACAAAATGTTGGCGCAACAATTATTTCAGAAACACTTTATGACCAATATTATTCCAATATGATTTGCAAGCGCACAATATTCAATCCTCCCTTAGAACGTGAAATCGTCCTATTATATAGAAAAGATAAATTCATTAATTTTGCAGCGAAAGCTTACATTCAATTAATGATTAATGGACTTAAAAAAGCTGGTTTTTCTATTTCAAAAGAGAGTCTAAATCTTATCCATCTATTAATAAAATCTTCTTAA